One Bradyrhizobium sp. CCGB12 genomic window carries:
- the mepA gene encoding penicillin-insensitive murein endopeptidase has product MSPRRLTPLLLLATFLTAGVALAQDKGSVTPKPLPPLANPGDPALGAKELFARKLLPSKGPAHVIGSYAKGCIGGAAQMPVNGDNWQVMRLSRNRSYGHPDMIALIKRLAAKAHKDAGWPGILVGDIGQPRGGPALSGHASHQIGLDADIWLTPMPDRRLSREEREEMSAVMMVRPDRLDVDPKVFTPGHVLVLRDAAREPAVQRIFVNAAIKKALCREAKGDRAWLSKIRPWWGHDYHFHIRMRCPAGAGECEGQPSQSDDEGCKPADLAYWFSDAVLHPKPPPEPPKPKPPMTLAQMPAACKAVLHAGDAKP; this is encoded by the coding sequence ATGAGTCCCCGCCGCCTCACCCCTCTCCTGCTTCTAGCGACATTCCTGACTGCCGGCGTCGCGCTGGCTCAGGACAAGGGCAGCGTCACGCCGAAGCCGCTGCCGCCGCTCGCCAATCCCGGCGATCCCGCGCTCGGCGCCAAGGAGCTGTTCGCGCGCAAGCTGCTGCCGTCGAAGGGGCCGGCGCATGTCATCGGCTCCTACGCCAAGGGCTGCATCGGAGGCGCCGCGCAGATGCCGGTGAACGGCGACAATTGGCAGGTGATGCGGCTGTCGCGCAACCGCAGCTACGGCCATCCCGACATGATCGCGCTGATCAAGCGGCTCGCGGCCAAGGCGCACAAGGACGCCGGCTGGCCCGGCATCCTGGTCGGCGACATCGGTCAGCCGCGCGGCGGACCGGCGCTGTCAGGCCATGCCAGCCATCAGATCGGTCTCGATGCCGACATCTGGTTGACGCCGATGCCGGACCGTCGCCTCTCGCGCGAGGAGCGCGAGGAGATGTCGGCGGTGATGATGGTGCGCCCCGACCGGCTCGACGTCGATCCGAAGGTGTTCACGCCAGGCCACGTGCTGGTGCTGCGCGATGCGGCGCGGGAGCCAGCCGTGCAGCGCATCTTCGTCAATGCCGCGATCAAGAAGGCGCTGTGCCGCGAGGCCAAGGGCGACCGCGCCTGGCTGTCGAAGATCCGCCCGTGGTGGGGCCACGACTACCACTTCCACATTCGCATGCGCTGCCCCGCGGGCGCGGGCGAATGCGAAGGCCAGCCGTCGCAATCCGACGACGAAGGCTGCAAGCCCGCCGATCTCGCCTACTGGTTCTCGGACGCCGTGCTGCACCCGAAGCCTCCGCCGGAGCCGCCGAAACCAAAGCCGCCGATGACGCTGGCGCAGATGCCAGCGGCGTGCAAGGCGGTGCTCCATGCAGGCGACGCGAAGCCGTAG
- the modA gene encoding molybdate ABC transporter substrate-binding protein has protein sequence MIRIAGLFTAFVILAGASLSPAAAEDKTLTVFAAASMKNALDEVDAAYTAKTGVKITASYAASSALAKQIEQGAPADVFVSADTDWMDYAVSKKTINESTRVNLLGNSIVLIAPKDSKIDNVTIAQGFDLAKLAGDGRIATGDVKSVPVGKYAKAALEKLGAWQVAEPKFAMAESVRAALTLVARGEANLGIVYSTDAKVEPGVKVVGTFPADSHPAIIYPVAATTTAKGETKDYLAFLRSTTAKTILEKYGFKFLVSPTT, from the coding sequence ATGATTCGTATTGCCGGACTATTCACCGCCTTCGTGATCCTCGCGGGCGCGAGCCTTTCGCCTGCTGCCGCCGAGGACAAGACCCTCACCGTGTTCGCCGCGGCGTCGATGAAGAACGCGCTCGATGAGGTCGACGCCGCCTACACCGCCAAGACCGGTGTCAAGATCACCGCGAGCTACGCCGCGAGCTCAGCCCTCGCAAAGCAGATCGAGCAGGGCGCGCCGGCCGACGTGTTCGTCTCCGCCGACACCGACTGGATGGACTATGCGGTCTCCAAGAAGACCATCAACGAGTCGACCCGGGTCAACCTGCTCGGCAACAGCATCGTGCTGATCGCGCCGAAGGATTCCAAGATCGACAACGTCACCATCGCGCAGGGGTTTGACCTCGCAAAACTTGCCGGCGACGGCAGGATCGCGACGGGGGACGTCAAGTCCGTTCCGGTCGGCAAATACGCCAAGGCGGCGCTGGAGAAGCTCGGCGCTTGGCAGGTCGCCGAGCCGAAATTCGCCATGGCCGAGAGCGTGCGCGCGGCGCTGACGCTGGTGGCCCGCGGCGAGGCCAACCTCGGCATCGTCTATTCCACCGACGCCAAGGTCGAGCCCGGCGTCAAGGTCGTCGGCACCTTCCCGGCGGATTCGCATCCCGCGATCATCTATCCTGTTGCTGCGACCACGACCGCAAAGGGCGAGACAAAAGACTATCTCGCTTTCCTACGCTCCACGACGGCCAAGACCATTCTGGAGAAATACGGTTTCAAGTTTCTGGTGAGCCCGACCACCTGA
- a CDS encoding potassium/proton antiporter: MASLDSVSLAILLGAVLVMAGILSSLLALRFGAPLLLVFLVIGMLAGDSGPGQLQFDDVRTTYLVGSVALALILFDGGLRTRFASIRTVLAPSVVLATVGVLLTALITAPFAKYALDLNWSESLLVGAVVASTDAAAVFLLVHTQGLRLRPRVGATLEAESGTNDPFAIFLTLMLVEYISLGSSSPGHVLMEFVQEAVLGAIVGVIGGRLVVIALNQVALPQGLHAPFVTTGALVIFGGSQIMHASGFLAVYLAGIIIGNRPTRAHNSVVAFLDAATWLAQIVMFVLLGLLVSPSRLGASVLPAVGVALVLMLVARPIAVFACLAPFRFNWREKVFIAWTGLRGAVAIFLASIPMLVGLSKAYLYFDVAFVVVIISLLLQGWTLAPAARKLHVALPRAERGPRRVELDLPGQLEQQLVGYPVRPKSLYFRRGLIPSWSKPTLVIRNENILTPVEADPIAPGDYIYLLAPPEKAEALDRFFVDMQPSSAPDPHLLGDFMVSGEHTLAELAEIYGVKVGEDDGKLTLADYFDVHLDHAPKEGAELALDTIVLVARSISGGRINVVGLRLPEDDETPLPLTRAQALRRKLADVWSSVAGV, translated from the coding sequence ATGGCTTCCCTCGACTCTGTCAGCCTCGCCATATTGCTCGGCGCCGTCCTCGTCATGGCCGGCATCTTGTCCAGCTTGCTTGCGCTGCGCTTCGGCGCGCCCCTGCTGCTCGTCTTCCTTGTCATCGGCATGCTCGCCGGCGATTCCGGCCCCGGCCAGCTCCAGTTCGACGACGTCCGCACCACCTATCTGGTGGGCTCGGTCGCGCTCGCGCTGATCCTGTTCGACGGCGGCCTCAGGACACGCTTTGCCAGCATCCGCACCGTGCTCGCGCCCTCCGTGGTGCTGGCGACGGTCGGCGTGCTCCTGACCGCACTGATCACGGCGCCGTTTGCAAAATATGCGCTCGATCTCAACTGGTCGGAATCGCTGCTGGTCGGGGCCGTGGTCGCCTCGACCGACGCGGCCGCCGTGTTCCTGCTGGTGCACACCCAGGGCCTGCGCCTGCGTCCGCGCGTCGGCGCGACGCTGGAGGCGGAATCCGGCACCAACGACCCGTTCGCGATCTTCCTGACGCTCATGCTGGTCGAATACATCTCGCTGGGATCGAGCTCGCCCGGCCATGTGCTGATGGAGTTCGTCCAGGAGGCGGTGCTGGGCGCCATCGTCGGCGTCATCGGCGGACGCCTCGTCGTCATCGCGCTCAACCAGGTGGCGCTGCCGCAGGGCCTGCATGCGCCGTTCGTGACGACGGGCGCCCTCGTGATCTTCGGCGGTTCGCAGATCATGCACGCTTCGGGCTTCCTCGCCGTCTATCTCGCCGGCATCATCATCGGTAACCGGCCGACGCGCGCGCATAATTCCGTGGTGGCCTTCCTGGACGCCGCGACCTGGCTGGCGCAGATCGTGATGTTCGTGCTGCTCGGCCTGCTGGTCTCCCCGAGCCGGTTAGGGGCCAGCGTGCTGCCGGCGGTCGGCGTCGCGCTCGTCCTGATGCTTGTCGCGCGGCCGATCGCGGTGTTCGCGTGCCTGGCGCCATTCCGCTTCAACTGGCGCGAGAAGGTATTCATCGCCTGGACCGGCCTGCGCGGCGCGGTCGCGATCTTCCTGGCATCGATCCCGATGCTAGTAGGGCTGTCGAAGGCCTATCTCTACTTCGACGTCGCTTTCGTCGTCGTCATCATCTCGCTGCTGCTGCAGGGCTGGACGCTGGCGCCGGCTGCGCGCAAGCTGCACGTGGCGCTGCCGCGCGCCGAGCGCGGCCCGCGCCGCGTCGAGCTCGACCTGCCCGGCCAGCTCGAGCAGCAGCTGGTCGGCTATCCGGTGCGGCCGAAGAGCCTGTATTTCCGCCGCGGCCTGATCCCGTCCTGGTCCAAGCCGACGCTGGTGATCCGCAACGAGAACATTTTGACGCCGGTGGAGGCCGATCCGATCGCGCCCGGCGATTATATCTACCTGCTGGCGCCGCCGGAGAAGGCCGAGGCGCTCGACCGCTTCTTCGTCGACATGCAGCCGAGCTCGGCGCCGGATCCGCATCTGCTCGGCGACTTCATGGTCTCCGGCGAGCACACGCTCGCCGAGCTCGCGGAGATCTACGGCGTGAAGGTCGGCGAGGACGACGGCAAGCTGACCTTGGCCGATTATTTCGACGTCCATCTCGACCACGCGCCGAAAGAGGGCGCCGAGCTCGCGCTGGACACGATCGTGCTCGTCGCACGCTCGATCTCCGGCGGCCGCATCAACGTCGTCGGCTTGCGCCTGCCGGAAGACGACGAAACACCCCTGCCGCTGACCCGCGCGCAGGCGCTGCGGCGTAAGCTGGCCGACGTGTGGAGCTCGGTTGCGGGGGTTTAG
- the modC gene encoding molybdenum ABC transporter ATP-binding protein encodes MLRVDIEKQLGEFSLQAAFTGEGRVIGLFGASGAGKSSLVNMIAGLLRPDRGTIVIDGETVDDTAAGIHVPTWRRRIGYVFQDARLFPHLNVAQNLDYGRRMNRLAADPAQHKRIIDLLDIGALLDRRPGKLSGGERQRVALGRALLSKPRLLLLDEPLGALDEGRKLEILPYLVRLRDEANVPMVYVSHDVAELRQLATQIVMLKQGRVTSFGGVKVLT; translated from the coding sequence ATGCTGCGCGTCGACATCGAAAAACAGCTCGGCGAATTCTCGCTCCAGGCAGCCTTCACCGGCGAAGGCCGCGTCATCGGCCTGTTCGGCGCGTCGGGCGCCGGCAAGAGCTCGCTGGTCAACATGATCGCGGGCCTCTTGCGGCCCGACCGCGGCACCATCGTGATCGATGGCGAGACCGTGGACGACACTGCGGCCGGCATCCACGTGCCGACCTGGCGCCGCCGCATCGGCTATGTGTTCCAGGATGCGCGGCTGTTTCCGCATCTCAACGTCGCGCAGAATCTCGACTACGGCCGGCGGATGAACCGCTTGGCCGCCGACCCTGCCCAGCACAAGCGCATCATCGACCTGCTCGACATCGGCGCGCTGCTTGATCGTCGTCCCGGAAAGCTCTCCGGCGGCGAACGCCAACGCGTCGCGCTCGGCCGCGCGCTGCTGTCAAAGCCGCGCCTGCTGCTGCTCGACGAGCCGCTCGGCGCGCTCGACGAGGGCCGCAAGCTCGAGATCCTGCCCTATCTGGTACGGCTGCGGGATGAGGCTAACGTGCCGATGGTCTATGTCAGCCACGACGTCGCCGAACTGCGCCAGCTCGCCACGCAGATCGTGATGCTGAAGCAGGGAAGGGTGACGAGTTTTGGCGGGGTGAAGGTGCTGACGTAG
- a CDS encoding PepSY domain-containing protein, which translates to MQKFIIPAIVAIGLGISLGSAAPAMAYDTGDQISMQAALDVATDIGVMTISHTEFAGDEWQIEGRDRTGRWMEVDVDARTGEVRNVDRGW; encoded by the coding sequence ATGCAAAAATTCATCATTCCGGCCATCGTCGCAATTGGCTTGGGAATCAGCTTGGGATCGGCGGCGCCGGCCATGGCGTATGACACCGGCGATCAGATCTCGATGCAGGCCGCGCTCGACGTCGCGACCGATATCGGCGTCATGACCATTTCGCACACCGAGTTCGCCGGCGACGAATGGCAGATCGAAGGCCGCGATCGCACCGGCCGCTGGATGGAGGTCGACGTCGACGCCCGAACCGGCGAAGTGCGCAACGTCGATCGCGGCTGGTAG
- the modB gene encoding molybdate ABC transporter permease subunit has translation MFDISPAEWTAILLSLRVAVVATLVATPFGIALAWLLARKDFWGKSVLDAVVHLPLVLPPVVTGYLLLLTFGRRGLVGGFLADYLGIVFAFRWTGAALACGLMSFPLLVRPMRLSIEAIDRRLEQAAETLGAAPWKVFFTVTLPLALPGVLAGMVLGFAKAIGEFGATITFVSNIPGETQTISSAIYSLIQTPDGDAAAGRLVIVSIVLAIGALIAAEWFARRATQRLHGN, from the coding sequence ATGTTCGACATCTCTCCCGCCGAATGGACGGCGATCCTGCTCTCGCTCAGGGTCGCCGTCGTTGCGACGCTGGTGGCAACCCCGTTCGGCATTGCGCTGGCGTGGCTGCTCGCCCGCAAGGATTTCTGGGGCAAGTCCGTTCTCGATGCCGTCGTGCATCTGCCGTTGGTCTTGCCGCCGGTTGTGACCGGTTATCTCTTGCTTCTGACTTTCGGCCGCCGCGGCCTCGTCGGCGGCTTCCTCGCCGATTATCTCGGCATCGTCTTCGCCTTCCGCTGGACCGGCGCGGCGCTCGCCTGCGGCCTGATGTCGTTTCCGCTGCTGGTGCGGCCGATGCGGCTGTCGATCGAGGCGATCGACCGCCGGCTCGAGCAGGCGGCGGAGACACTCGGCGCAGCGCCGTGGAAGGTGTTCTTCACGGTGACACTGCCGCTGGCGCTGCCCGGCGTGCTCGCCGGTATGGTGCTGGGCTTTGCCAAGGCGATCGGCGAGTTCGGCGCCACCATCACCTTCGTCTCCAACATTCCCGGCGAGACCCAGACGATTTCCTCCGCGATCTATTCGCTGATCCAGACGCCGGACGGCGACGCGGCCGCCGGACGGCTGGTCATCGTCTCGATCGTACTCGCGATCGGCGCGCTGATCGCCGCCGAATGGTTCGCGCGCCGCGCCACGCAACGCCTGCACGGAAACTGA